DNA sequence from the Orcinus orca chromosome 2, mOrcOrc1.1, whole genome shotgun sequence genome:
GGCTCCATGTTCCAGATGTCCCGGGCATACTCCTTAATTGTTCGGTCACTGGAGAATTTCCCTGAGGCGGCTATGTTTCTGAGTACCATGATGTTCCAGGCCTTTGGATTCTGTAAACAAGAATTATACTTgtttaattgaattaaattaaattgacgTGCATCTAAGGCTCAGGGCCTGAGTGCCCAACAAGCTGTATGACAAACATCAGGCCAAGCACATCCAAGTACAATTTATGGGGAAAGTGACAGGAGTAAATTGTAATGAATCATAAATACATTTGTTCCACAGTTGGGAGCTGGACAGGGCAGACTGTGCTTTTCTCCTATTTTAGATTATATttctctaaaatgaaaaacaaagtatttttcaCTCTTACAGAAACCCTAATTGGTAATTTCTGCCATAGTTACAATGTTTTGGCATGTAAGCCTTATTTCCCATGCTTCATTTTGAACGAAGATACCTCATCTCCCTTTAAACTACGGGGGAATGGAAGAGACTAACATTCATTGTCTGCTAGATGCCACGTAAGAAATTTATCCCGTGGCTCACAGCCAGAGCTCGAAAAACACTACTCTAGAACATTAGCTACCATGCAGGCAAACAGTCCCATGGGAGACTTTATTCACCGActtctcttttcctgtttttttcagAAGGTAGATACTCCAATAGGTTTATACTGAATCCCAAATACTCCACTGGGGTTTGAAAACAGGACCAATTAAGGTTTTAtcctaaataaaaaatatacatctatatatctaaataaaatatatatctctcataattttatgtaaaaagtgtaagaagctatttattttttattaacatctttatcggagtataattgctttacagtgctgtgttagtttctgctgtataacaaagtgaatcagctgtatgcgtatgtatatccctatatcccctcccttttggtgggtctccctcccaccctccttatcccacccctctaggtgggtcgcaaagcaccgagctgatctccctgtgctatgcagctgagAATCTACTTAGAGCCTCGTGATTTCGTAAAGAACTCTGAGAAGGAGTTCTATGGAAATGACCAGAATGTTATTTGAAAACAATCAGCAGtgaattataaacatttaaaagaaaaactaaaacacaGTCTGAAATTAGTTTATTCAGACTTTGGAAACTTACTAAAATAAGAAGAGAATAAAAGCTTCCTCTCTTCACGTTCTTTATTTAAAGGGATAATGACTAGACTTTCCAACCATGTGGGCCATGTTTTCTACGCTTCAACAATACAATTATTGTTAAGAGTAAAAGCTGCAGTTTGCACTAATGAACAAGGAAGATGGAACAGAATGCTGGCCTTCTAGGTGGGCATCCTTTGGATCAGGGCCATCATTTTAACAGAAGGGACCACTGTGCAAAACCAACATTCACATGTGTGCATGCCCTCACTCATATTTTCCTCTCCTGCTCTGTTtcacttctgtttcttttcctataCAGCTTTTCTACATAACAAGCATGGGTTGAGATCAAGAGGAAGGAGCTAGAGGGGgccattttctttcctctatCTTTGAGTTCTTGGAGGCTGTATGTGGCTGCCCTCTCCAGTGTTCAGGGAGCAGGAAGTGAGCCACTCTGCTTAAATCTAGCACTGCCTCTCCTTGGGAAGTATATAAAACTCTGGTTTATATACACTTTTGGGGGGCTGGATATGCTGTAAAGCAGCACAGGCCTTGAGTGATCCTGTTTTAAAACCCCAAAGGGATATCTGGGATGACTATGGGAACTACCTTGTCACCTGGCTTTGggaaaggaatagaaagaaatgtTAGCGCAGTATGTTTCTGTCGGAAATAGTGACTGATGTGTCCAGAGGGCAGGAGGTGGAGAGTTTATGTGTTCCCACTGGTCTGGTCTATAATGGCTTTCTAGTTGGAGAGCCAAAATGGAGACTGTGTGGGCAAGGACGGCTACCTCAAGAAGCCCAAGCTGGAGTCTTAGCACAGGGCCAGCCTCCTCCTGTATCTGTTCTTCTGTGGTTTCTGCAGTTCCCTACAAGTCTTTCCTATCAGAGATGATCGCCTTTCCATATATTTACTAAATGTACCTAGAGGGCTGGGCTTTTTGGTAAAGATGTATGACTTTGCACATGAAGGGTTACTCATGTGGCTCtagcccttttcttttctttttctctctctccctttccttcctttcttttcttttctttctttctttccttctttcctccctccctctctctctctctctttgtttcattcctttttcttttttttaaattcaaatgtgAAACCTCCCCTCTTTCTATACATTTATATTCTATTCATATAGCACCACTCCATGGGTAATCCAGGAGAGGAACttactttacaattttcaaatacTAAGGGGGTCAGTCCTTTCCCGATAAACGAAGGTTCAGCCTTAGAATCAATTTagcagatttttcttccttttttttttttttacatctttactggagtataattactttacaatggtgtgttagtttctgctttataacaaagtgaatcagttatacatatacatatgttcccatatctcttccctcttgcgtctccctccctcccaccctccctatcccacccctccaggtggtcacaaagcaccgagctgatctccctgtgctatgcggctgcttcccactagctatctaccttacgtttggtagtgtatatatgtccatgcctctctctcactttgtcacagcttacccttcctcctccccatagcctcaagtccattctctggtaggtctgtgtctttattactgtcttacccctaggttcttcatgacactttttttttcttaaattccatatatatgtgttagcatacggtatttgtctttctctttctgacttacttcactctgtatgacaagactctaggtctatccacctcattacgaataactcaatttcgtttctttttatggctgagtaatattccattgtgtatgtgccacatcttctttatccattcatctgatgatggacacctaggttgtttccatctccgggcaaTTTAGCAGATTTTTCAAATGCTGATGGTGGTCCCACCCGCTACTGGGTCAGAATCTCTTAGAGGGCGGTGGGCATCTGTACTTTGAAAAAACTGcttggtgattctgatgcacttcTGGTTAAGGGCCCCAGCCCTAAATAGGCTCCTGGAGGGGCCTTGGCTTTGTCCATGCTGGGGCCTCAGTGCCCAGCATGGCCTGCCATGGAGGCATCCAATGCCCCAGTGCCtctctgttgaataaatgagcgGGTAAAGTGAGTATTTAATTTCGCTTTATACTCTTAGTCTCTAGGATATGCCTGCTGCatggtgggtgctcaataaaaattgaattatttgtgaCTTTTTACTCGGATATTAAAAAACCTACAACTGCAACTGAAATGTCAAATGCCAACCTTTGCCTGAATTTGGGAACAGTTAAGTTTTGATCTGAAAAACCTAAAGAGCTGCCTCACTTCCCATTTTTGATTGGTTGGTGGGGCCCTGTTATTtagatttaataaaaagaaaccaaaattttAATGAACCGTAAACTGGTTTCCTTTGTAAGTCTCGGCCATGTACTCACCATGTACAGCTGACTGACTTTTTCTTGACACTTGACGTAGGCTTCATAGTCTGCAAAAACTTTAAACCTTTTTTTGTGAttagaaggaaaagacaaaaagctTCATTAATAGATGTGTGCTAAGATTCCATTCAAAATTCGCTTTTGCTTAATGTCAGGCATGGCTGGCTTACCAGTCTGACACTTCTATTCACAAGGGTTTCAACCAGCCCTCAACCTTTCCTCCCACACGTGAGAATGTTATCACACGGATGCATCTGAAAGTTGGGTACACCcgtggaaggagaaaaagaataccAAATTTGTGGGTCTTATTCTTAAGTCTTCTCCTTGCATTGTTAGTGGAGAATATCTAATTTTCCTTTCCAAGTCTACGTTAGCTTATCAGATCACAGATCTATGCTAATCTACATGTGTTGCAGTTGGTTTAAGATATTCTCATCCCCTTTCCACGGCCCGAACAGCACCATCTTCTTGTGGGAACTCACCTGTCATGATAAAATAGCATGTTGACTAAGTCTTTGAAGAGGTCAGGCTGCTTGGGAGAAAAGAAGCCCTTGTTAATTTGGTCGATGGCCAGCTTTAGCTCTGGAAGAGCCTCATAATATTCTTTTGCCTTATACCTGTAGGGTCGGGGCGGGGGATGAGAAAAGGTTCTGTTAATGTTTGTTAATGACACACTGGACGCTACATTAGCTGTGAAAAATGCATTCAGAAATATGGCATTTATAAAGTCATTATAGAGTTCAACAGGGTATAAATAATACTTAACTAGATCCTGACATCTTTTTTCCCAACTAAATTTGATTAGTTCCTTGTAACCAAAGACACTAAGGACAGTAGATAATAAAAATCCTAGTCACAGAGCAATAGCCTAATCTGGTAAAATACAGTAAGATTCATTTCAAAGCAGGCTTTATGGCTCTAAACAAGCGTCGTAcagttgctttttttaaaaaagatttattctttctttctttctttaatttatttttggctgcgtcggctcttagttgcggctcgcgggatctttcattgtggcctgtgggcttctctctagtgtggaggcgggttttctcttctccagctgtggtgtgcaggctccagggcgcttgggctctatagttgtggtgcacgggttccaGAGCTCGTGgtctctgtagtttgcagcacacgggctcagcagctgtggcacacgggctcagcagctgtggcgcgcgggcttagttgccccacagcatgtgggatcttagtcccctgaccagggatcgaacccgcatcccctgcattgtaaggcggggaccaccagggaggtccccgaCAGTTGCTCTTTGGTCCCACAGATTCCCAAATTTGTTGCTACTGAACAAAACTTTACTTCCAAGGGTTGGGAAGTATATTTGACAGCCTCCAGATTTTGTGATCGCTCTGCCTCCTTTGAGCAGCAtctttctttacttcttattTGAATCCAGGTTAATAAACCTATTCAGATATTAAGTGGAACAAGCATTCTGGGTGCTTCTATACAACCAGGCCTATCATCTACCACATTTTAGTCCATCTCTTTGAGGTCTTAAAGGAACACTAGATGGTTTAAATAATAGGCAAAAACTTCAACTACACACTGGTTCAGTGTTTTGATCAAAGTAAAGatcacagatgtggagaagtgaATAGCTCACGAGGCCAGCTCTGCCATGGCTGATAACAAATAGCAACGAGCCCATGTACCTGTGCCCAAGCTCCGTTCACTTTCACTTGCCGCGTGTAACAAGACTAATCTGTGGTCAGGAGGGTCCCCGGACTCATGGGAGATGTTCTGCTGTCACTCTCATGGGACCTGCCTCAATGGGACACCTGGGCGGGCAGGTACCCTCCTGGGGGGATACCTGCTCAACAAGCAGGAGTGCTCTCTCACCCTTTCTTGTCCAAAGCAGCCACGTCCTCTATTCTCATGCCAAAGATGAACAGGTTCTCTTCCCCGGCTTCCTCAGCCATTTCCACATTGGCCCCATCCATGGTCCCGATAGTCAGGGCCCCGTTCAGCATGAACTTCATGTTGCCTGTCCCCGAGGCTTCGGTGCCTGCGGTAGAAATCTGCTCCGACAGATCTGTGGCTGGAATGACTGCAAGCAAGGCATTAGTGACAGAATTAGTGATCCCGTCTCTCTGGATCCGCTTGTACGGTACCCAAGCATTCACCTAGCTGGCCTGTTCTAATCATTAACGTAGTATGTGTACATCAAGATAAACATTCAAATGGTGCAGGATGGATCTCACGCTTCCCCTTGACTCTGGCAACCACTTTTGCCCCTTTCTGATGTGCTTCTTGGTGGTTATGGCCACAGTGCTGAATAACTCTATGCTTACACTACTCTTCCTTGGTCTATAAACGTTAAAGAGCATCTATTGACTCTCTGCTATAAAAGTCGACGCTACTGTGAAGTAAAATTcctattttatggcaagacaagaaaaagttaaacgtgaaaatttttctctgccctttggcctcctctctgccttctcctgtgcattgtgtatctgcattaggCATGGACCAAACCTCCCCATCAGCAGAAAtatctactcagccataaagagcaaCGTTCTCCTGGCaccaacaagacaactccttaaaagataacattccttcttgatcttgtaaggggtcacAATGACCCACCACTTTGTACCTgaagatctggattgtgtaaactgtcaacaATACAGCATTCAATGGAGAGCCCCCTGTCTcgaaaaacttatataactgctTTGACTTCTAATGGGTGGAACAGTTCTTGGAACTTTCTGATCTGctgttcctgggttataatcctcagtttggctcaaataaaattttccatttctttcttggaTGGGCTGATTAATTTTTTATCAACCTTACACTTCTCTTCTCCCCCttcttcctttcagtttttgttatggttttatttttatttcttctattttataactttataaaatatatctaaacTTCTCTTTCTTGATCCTTAAAACTCAGAATCTTCCCTGACCCCTCTTTTGCAATCTGAGGAAACTGGATTGTGCCATTCCTTCCACTCCTTACCACCTTCCTtccgctttcactgcagggaaaTAAGCCACAGGCAACTGAGGTGTGCCCAGGGCAGACCTTTCAGTCTGATTCACACAGAAGTTCCTGCTGCCTGCAGCATCCCTCCGGTGCCTCCACTACAAAGCACAGGACCTGCTTTACTCTGAGAGCTTATTTGTGGATTAGACATATCTTCATTTGCGCCCATAAAAATCtggctcttttttcctttatgcaGACAGTTCTTAAATTGTAACATCAGAGGACCCAAAAAcacctcagaaagagaaaggtccCTTTTCAATTTGGGAAAAGGGCGAACACACAGTTGGCATTTGCATGTGGGTGGTGCTTTGTGatgcaaataagaaaagaaagggatgTTGGCTTCTTGCCAGTCTGCCTGTCCCCACATGGGAACTCCACGCCTGCTCTGAGCGCCTGTCTGAGGCACGTCTAAGCCTAGGGCTTTGGCAGCCTGACATCTGCCCTCATTCCCTGCTGCCACATGAACAAATGACAGCCCTTCTTTCCATGGAGTGACCAGAGGAATATCCGGGGATTGGGGCACTGGTGTTCTATTGCAGAACTGGGGCTGGGAACtgaagatctttttttcttttgtagagcACGCTCTGTACTTTACCAAAACCTCAGGGCCACCTCCTCCAACACCCAGCCCTGAGCAGCTGAGAAGAGGAAAATGGGCTCGCAGATGTAACCTCTGATGTGGAGTCTGGGGACAGTCATCTCAGTGTCAGTTGGGTCACCTTAAACATTCTTAGCTTAGGGTCGTATTCTGCCTAAGAGTGACACCTTCTATCCTAAGTCACTGGCTCCCGAGGTCAGCTGCTCCATTTTTCTATAATGCGTAATCCATCCCTAGCACGTGCCCTGGCCCCGCATGGTTTGTGAGGACAGCACTACCTTTTTCAGCAAGAGACACTTTGTAGTTCTCCAGGAAGATGAGTTTCAACTTGCTTCCAACCATGGGGTCATTGTTCACCACCTCTGCCACTGAAGTGATCAGCTTTATGATCAGTTTGGCCATGTGATATCCTGGGGCAGCCTTGGGGAAGGGTGTGGACACATGACAGAATGCAGGCATGATGAAGAGGAGAAACGGCCAAAGAGACAAGAGCCCCCAGGTACCCAGGGAAGAGAAGCAACTTACTTTGCCACCGATTATAACTGTTCTGGGCACGAATAGCTTCTTCGGGTCTTTCTTAATGCCTGCAAAAGATGGAGAAGGGGATGGAACGGAGGACGGAGGATGGCCAGGGTGGTGAGAGCTCCACCTCTGGGGGCTGGTCGGGGGCTGCAGGGCTGACTCACGGTTGTACATGGTGACCACATGCAGGCAGTTCAGGAGCTGCCGCTTGTACTCATGGATCCTCTTCACCTGCACGTCAAACATGGAGGATGGGTTGATCTTCACTTTGTACTCCTTCTCCAGGAACTGAGAAAACTTCAGCTTGTTCTCCTGTTGAGACAGTGCATGGGGCCAGGGCCCTTTGGACTCAGGAGCATTGGGTGGGTGGTCTGTTTTTAAAGAGTGGGGCATGAACCCTCCAAGCAAGTGCCGCCGGGCAAAGCGTCCACACCGGGAAGCCTCACCTGCTTCACGTTGGAAATCTCCCGGAGGAAGACGTCGTCGCCCAGGAAGCTGTTCAGCTTCGTCAGCTGGTTCAAGTCCTTCACATAGTCCTCTCcgattttctttcagtttaaagGAAAAGGTGACTCGAATCAGGGAAGGCAGTCAAGCCCACATGAGCAGTTTCTATCAGTCTGTGGCAAGGGCTCACACGCCCCTAACACTCGCACCCCACAGCACACAGAATGGCTTCATTCACAGGAGATGCTGAAAACGCCGTGTGGGAAGAACACTTGCTATACCTTCAGTGGTATTAAGTGTTAAAAACAGGAAATCTACCTAAAAAGAGTGACAAATAACCCAGGTTCTACTAGTTACTATTAGAGGACAAACAAAGGTCCTGTTAGAGGATGTCTGTTATCCTCTTTTATTAAACAGGGGTACCATCTGTGTGTCGTATGAGCACTGTTCACCAGGGCCAGCTGCGTAATGCGTGGGGTCTCTTTTTTCTGAAATCAAGAATTTCAAGCTGGATACGGCGGAGAACGAAACCAGTGCGGAGCCCTGTGGGGTTGCACGGGCCACTGGCTTGGGGATGAAGCAGGCCCTGCTGCAGACTGGATTTGCAAGTTATAAGCACACTCTCTGCCTCTTGAATTCTAGTCAGAAACCCCCTTTCCCTCGGCACTTCCCCGTTACCTCTGCTATTAACTCTGCCAGTCCTGGGTTGCAGAGTAACAGCCAGCGCCTTGGAGTGATCCCATTGGTTTTATTCTGAAACTTGTCTGGCTCTAGCTCACTGAAGTCCTTGAATCTGGAGATGGAAGAGACACATCACTAAACGTGGCTGGAACGGCAGGTTCCCGCATGCTGGATGAAGTTCAGGGTTAGATCTAAGGAGCAGAGTGTaggcttagaaaggttaaataaaagtGGAGAGAGGGGCTGACAGCAGCTATGGGTGTCATTCTAAATAGAAATCCATTTgcaattcaaaataattacaagaaaaaatccaATCTAATCACCTTCATATGATTTCCCGGCACGGACATATATATCAGACTTTTGAGcagaagagttttgttttttttcttgtaagtcTAGAATTAGGCCTGTTCAGAGAGGAAGGCCTTTTCCTTTTAGAGAAGGGTTCTTTGTATAGAAGacattacttttaaatatttcacgGGGCCTTTCCTCATCTCCAACCGCAACCCTGCATTCGCTAGCACCGTTCTATTCCTGAGCAATGTGAGACCCACTGCGACAGGGGTGGAGGCTCACACTTGGTTCTTCACGATGTCTGAGTGAATTTTAGCCACGCCGTTCACAGCATGGGAGCCCACGATGCAGAGATGGGCCATGTTGATCCTTTtgcctccttcctcttctatcAGAGACATCCTTCTCAGGCGGTCGACGTCTTTAGGAAACAAGGCAGCAATTTTCTaggcaaaggaagagaaaggccTTACTGGTCACTCAGGTTTCCAGCAACCCTGGGATAACGTCATTCACTTCCCAACCAAAACCTTTGATGGAGCAAAGGTAAAACTTCACTCCCACCAAGAGGAGTGAAGATGCCTAGGGAGATGCCATCCCTCCAGGTTAGTATTTTCAAAAGGATGTCATTAACAGAGCCCCACCCAGACTTGAGTGCTTTTGATGTATCAATGACTGAAAGATGTTTGGGCCTCAGGTTTGGTAAGAGGGAAGACTGCAGCCACCCTTAACATCTCTAGACCTCCTTCTCAAAAGGGTTATGAATCTGTCAAAGTGACTTACATCTAAATGCTTTTGATTCATCTCgtaaatgatttgcaaatgtcGAGGAAGCAGCTTTTCCACCAGCTCTACAGGCCAGCGCTCCAGGGCTTCCGGGAGCACTGTATGGTTGGTGTAGGCAAAGGTCTTCTGGGTGATCTCCCATGCCTGCGGGGAGAGGGGGGCTCagtgcctgcctctgcaggaAAGGCGGCCTGCAGGTGTGCCCCATCCTGCAGGCCAAACACTTCCTCAACTCCTGCCCGTCAGCAACAGGACAATTCTATCTGCGTGTATACAGTTAGACACAATTCCGCTAGGTTCCTGGATGGTCCAGGTAATGGGAAcatgttttttttggggggagggagggggaggaaaagcAGTAAATTGTCTGATAAAATTTAGGACAGCATATGCTGATAAATCTTCTCTAGTATCCTAACTTgtctttcatttattaaacaaacaaaacttgagGAATAAAACTTCAGTCATGTTCTGAGAAAGTACCAAGTATGTTTAAAATCAGTGGAGACACCTTCAGCTAGCTGTATTCTGAGGCTAGAGAGTTCAATTTCGAATCCTTTTAGACACAAAAATGGCAAACACAATATAAGCCTTAATAATATAGCCACTGAGCTGTGTCCCATTAgcaatgtgtttatttatttcttagtcTTACTCCCTGTAAAGCAGTAAGAGCTGAGACATGTCAGCGCCAGGGCAAAGTTTACCTTTAATTGTTGGAAGTTAGCAACAGTGACTTATTTTGAAAAACTGTGAAAGACGCTTTGGGCAGAATCTCTTAAGCACAGATATTCTGGCCAGTCAAAGGAAAAAGAAGCCAAAGCATCCGGACCTTGGACCAGGGCAATTTTTCAATGTCCACAAAAATCCTCATCAGCTCGGGGATGGCGAGCGCAGGGTGAGTGTCGTTCAGCTGGATGGCAACCTGCAAGGGGAAAACCGACGTGAAGGTCACCGACGGCCCAGGCCCTTGTTCTCATCCATGCCTCACACGTGCACCGAACAAAACGTCTGCCCTCTACGGAAGGCTTTAAGTATACTGCAGctactcagtttttttttctaattgaagtatagttgatttaaaatattgtgttagtttcaggcgtacagcatagtgattcagttatatataaatattctcagattgttttccattataggtaagTAAATTTCCTGTGCTACACAggaaatccttgttgcttatctattttatgtatagcagtgtgtatctgttaatcacatACTCCTAGTttgcctccctccaccccctttggtaaccacaagcttgttttctatgtctgtgagtctgtttctgattgGTATATAGACACTCAGATTTTTTTTAGCATGGAGACAGAGGAGTAAATCTGATGGAAGTCCTGATGCCCTCAGTTGTTCCCACCTGCATTCAGGCTGAATACTCGCCTGATCTGGGAAGGCATCGAACGCAGTTCCGGCACTCCTGCTGGACCCAAGCTTAGAGGCTTTGAAACGTCGGATGACATCTTGCAAGGTAGCAGCCACCACAAAGTACTCCTGCTTCAGTCTCAGCTCCTTCCCTTCAAAAAACTTCAAGCCAGAGAGACTGAGTGAGAGGGCTCACATTGCTAGGAGTGGCCAGAACATGGGTGGCGTCCCCTAGCAGGGGACTTTAAGGCTAAAGCCCATGGGATGTCTGGTGGAAGCTGGCAGGTTGAATGCGAAGCATCAGCCTCCTGAAACTCCACTAAAATGACAGTAAAGGGATTGACAAAAGGCATGATAAAGGATGAAGGGAATGGAGAGAAGACAACAGCAACAACTTTTCAGAAGCTGAAAAACAGATGGATAAATGGTAAACTGAACCAGAAGATCCAGGAAAGCTGCATCCTGACCTGGTAGTGGAGAAAAACCAAAGGAACCACCACCCAGTGTATACACTGAAGCTCCCAAAAGGCCCAAGAAGTGTCAGCATTGGGTGCCTTCAGAAGTAGGGGTGAAGAGGGGGTAAAAGGTTAGTGGGGAGCCTAAGAAGCAGTTGGCCTCAGACCTCCTCTCCAATTCCCTCAACTGGACAATCTCCTTTGCCAACTCAGGCAGAAGCTGGAGGTCTGTTCTCTGGAGATGGTATAACAGGGGTCTCTGGACTGGAGGGCAGCAGGTAAAGTCGGAGGCAGGGGTACCATCCCATACTAAAAATGGGGGAAGAGGCTCAGTGAAAGTTTATGTACTAAATACTGATGCTTTCAGTCTTCTCTCCCAACTGAATTTGAGAACACAGGCAGCCAGTGTTAATTCCACCAGGAGAGAAGCTGCAAGCGTCTTCTCTAGGGAATTCGACCAGCACAGGAGGGAGGACCTAAAGACATGGACATGAGGAACTCCACCAGGAAGCAGCCCCAGCAGATCACAGGTGAGGGAAGCCAAATAGATAAATCCCAAACAAGTGTACAGAGCTCCCCAAAACTTGTTGGTACCTTTCTCTTAAGTTTCAGTGGGCAGCTAAGGACCATTAGACAGCTAAGAAAAACTTCTAaaacatgttaaaataataaaagccaaCTTAGAGGTAACAGAGATTAGAGAAAAGAATGATTATAAGAATACTACCGGTATCCTCAGATAGATTAGATATTGTATTCAAGAAATACGAATAAGATGCTTCAAGAAAATATCTAGAGCAAAAA
Encoded proteins:
- the PYGL gene encoding glycogen phosphorylase, liver form isoform X2, translated to MAKPLTDQEKRRQISIRGIVGVENVAELKKGFNRHLHFTLVKDRNVATPRDYFFALAHTVRDHLVGRWIRTQQHYYETCPKRVYYLSLEFYMGRTLQNTMINLGLQNACDEAIYQLGLDMEELEEIEEDAGLGNGGLGRLAACFLDSMATLGLAAYGYGIRYEYGIFNQKIRDGWQIEEADDWLRHGNPWEKARPEFMLPVHFYGNVEHTEAGTKWINTQVVLALPYDTPVPGYLNNTVNTMRLWSARAPNDFNLRDFNVGDYIQAVLDRNLAENISRVLYPNDNFFEGKELRLKQEYFVVAATLQDVIRRFKASKLGSSRSAGTAFDAFPDQVAIQLNDTHPALAIPELMRIFVDIEKLPWSKAWEITQKTFAYTNHTVLPEALERWPVELVEKLLPRHLQIIYEMNQKHLDKIAALFPKDVDRLRRMSLIEEEGGKRINMAHLCIVGSHAVNGVAKIHSDIVKNQVFKDFSELEPDKFQNKTNGITPRRWLLLCNPGLAELIAEKIGEDYVKDLNQLTKLNSFLGDDVFLREISNVKQENKLKFSQFLEKEYKVKINPSSMFDVQVKRIHEYKRQLLNCLHVVTMYNRIKKDPKKLFVPRTVIIGGKAAPGYHMAKLIIKLITSVAEVVNNDPMVGSKLKLIFLENYKVSLAEKVIPATDLSEQISTAGTEASGTGNMKFMLNGALTIGTMDGANVEMAEEAGEENLFIFGMRIEDVAALDKKGYKAKEYYEALPELKLAIDQINKGFFSPKQPDLFKDLVNMLFYHDRFKVFADYEAYVKCQEKVSQLYMNPKAWNIMVLRNIAASGKFSSDRTIKEYARDIWNMEPSDLKISLSSEPSSGVDKANGKLDK
- the PYGL gene encoding glycogen phosphorylase, liver form isoform X1, which translates into the protein MAKPLTDQEKRRQISIRGIVGVENVAELKKGFNRHLHFTLVKDRNVATPRDYFFALAHTVRDHLVGRWIRTQQHYYETCPKRVYYLSLEFYMGRTLQNTMINLGLQNACDEAIYQLGLDMEELEEIEEDAGLGNGGLGRLAACFLDSMATLGLAAYGYGIRYEYGIFNQKIRDGWQIEEADDWLRHGNPWEKARPEFMLPVHFYGNVEHTEAGTKWINTQVVLALPYDTPVPGYLNNTVNTMRLWSARAPNDFNLRDFNVGDYIQAVLDRNLAENISRVLYPNDNFFEGKELRLKQEYFVVAATLQDVIRRFKASKLGSSRSAGTAFDAFPDQVAIQLNDTHPALAIPELMRIFVDIEKLPWSKAWEITQKTFAYTNHTVLPEALERWPVELVEKLLPRHLQIIYEMNQKHLDKIAALFPKDVDRLRRMSLIEEEGGKRINMAHLCIVGSHAVNGVAKIHSDIVKNQVFKDFSELEPDKFQNKTNGITPRRWLLLCNPGLAELIAEKIGEDYVKDLNQLTKLNSFLGDDVFLREISNVKQENKLKFSQFLEKEYKVKINPSSMFDVQVKRIHEYKRQLLNCLHVVTMYNRIKKDPKKLFVPRTVIIGGKAAPGYHMAKLIIKLITSVAEVVNNDPMVGSKLKLIFLENYKVSLAEKVIPATDLSEQISTAGTEASGTGNMKFMLNGALTIGTMDGANVEMAEEAGEENLFIFGMRIEDVAALDKKGYKAKEYYEALPELKLAIDQINKGFFSPKQPDLFKDLVNMLFYHDRFKVFADYEAYVKCQEKVSQLYMNPKAWNIMVLRNIAASGKFSSDRTIKEYARDIWNMEPSDLKISLSSEPSSGVDKANGKTFAAFVATL
- the PYGL gene encoding glycogen phosphorylase, liver form isoform X3, producing the protein MFREGDKCKGRQTRVYYLSLEFYMGRTLQNTMINLGLQNACDEAIYQLGLDMEELEEIEEDAGLGNGGLGRLAACFLDSMATLGLAAYGYGIRYEYGIFNQKIRDGWQIEEADDWLRHGNPWEKARPEFMLPVHFYGNVEHTEAGTKWINTQVVLALPYDTPVPGYLNNTVNTMRLWSARAPNDFNLRDFNVGDYIQAVLDRNLAENISRVLYPNDNFFEGKELRLKQEYFVVAATLQDVIRRFKASKLGSSRSAGTAFDAFPDQVAIQLNDTHPALAIPELMRIFVDIEKLPWSKAWEITQKTFAYTNHTVLPEALERWPVELVEKLLPRHLQIIYEMNQKHLDKIAALFPKDVDRLRRMSLIEEEGGKRINMAHLCIVGSHAVNGVAKIHSDIVKNQVFKDFSELEPDKFQNKTNGITPRRWLLLCNPGLAELIAEKIGEDYVKDLNQLTKLNSFLGDDVFLREISNVKQENKLKFSQFLEKEYKVKINPSSMFDVQVKRIHEYKRQLLNCLHVVTMYNRIKKDPKKLFVPRTVIIGGKAAPGYHMAKLIIKLITSVAEVVNNDPMVGSKLKLIFLENYKVSLAEKVIPATDLSEQISTAGTEASGTGNMKFMLNGALTIGTMDGANVEMAEEAGEENLFIFGMRIEDVAALDKKGYKAKEYYEALPELKLAIDQINKGFFSPKQPDLFKDLVNMLFYHDRFKVFADYEAYVKCQEKVSQLYMNPKAWNIMVLRNIAASGKFSSDRTIKEYARDIWNMEPSDLKISLSSEPSSGVDKANGKTFAAFVATL